A DNA window from Salvelinus sp. IW2-2015 linkage group LG4q.1:29, ASM291031v2, whole genome shotgun sequence contains the following coding sequences:
- the LOC111962432 gene encoding zinc finger protein 710 isoform X2, whose protein sequence is MRSLKHLKHQPEHVEEESGRLVRCYPKVMEGQVDAGTQTDPVVVLSLAQAAVLGLISQNEIFGATIAPNGFYMGEPREYGRTPPPPEGMEYEYADQLIGANGDYLAEPVGGSEPHRNERRRPGPRGRTRGPRNEAGAPGEPHKVPSVQTQVKGERGESETLPSCIHMAKSPSSPGKMEEPATHRGPLKEEQSCGNCAVCVRETSSQTKKDTRPEERRGRGGEGQEEELAEDGVLNLKTGGDRGDSPNPIMNHYFESSEVAYESADVAVGDYDESSQGMLWAADAEGIARRMQIDRLDINVQIDESYCVDVGEGLKRWKCRMCEKSYTSKYNLVTHILGHNGIKPHECLHCGKLFKQPSHLQTHLLTHQGTRPHKCTVCKKAFTQTSHLKRHMLQHSDIKPYSCRFCGRGFAYPSELRSHENKHENGHCHLCSQCGMEFPTHAHLKRHQTSHQGPTTYQCTECNKSFAYRSQLQNHLMKHQNVRPYVCPECGMEFVQIHHLKQHALTHKGMKEFKCEVCAREFTLSANLKRHMLIHASIRPFQCHVCFKTFIQKQTLKTHMIVHLPVKPFKCKVCGKSFNRMYNLLGHMHLHAGSKPFKCPYCSSKFNLKGNLSRHMKVKHGILDASPDGQEAPPDIENQEDYDEENLEFSERENLASINTPDIAKLSELEYYSSYTKGAGRYNTA, encoded by the exons ATGAGATCCCTGAAACACCTGAAACATCAACCAGAACATGTG gaggaggagagtggccGTCTGGTGCGGTGCTACCCCAAGGTGATGGAAGGCCAGGTGGATGCAGGAACACAGACAGATCCCGTGGTGGTGCTGTCTCTAGCCCAGGCTGCTGTCCTGGGCCTCATCTCCCAGAATGAGATCTTTGGAGCCACCATTGCCCCCAATGGCTTCTACATGGGTGAGCCCAGGGAGTATGGCAggacccctcctcctccagaggGCATGGAGTATGAGTACGCTGACCAGCTGATTGGGGCCAACGGAGACTACCTGGCTGAGCCTGTAGGGGGGTCAGAGCCCCACAGGAATGAGAGGAGGCGCCCCGGGCCCAGAGGGAGAACCAGGGGGCCCAGGAATGAAGCGGGAGCGCCAGGGGAGCCTCACAAAGTCCCCAGCGTACAGACTCAGGtcaaaggggagaggggagagtctGAAACCCTTCCGTCCTGCATCCACATGGCGAAGAGCCCTAGCAGCCCAGGCAAGATGGAGGAGCCAGCCACTCACAGAGGGCCTCTGAAGGAGGAGCAGAGCTGTGGtaactgtgctgtgtgtgtgagagagacgtcCAGTCAGACCAAGAAAGACACTcggccagaggagaggagagggagaggaggagaggggcaagAAGAGGAGTTAGCTGAGGACGGAGTGTTGAACCTcaagacaggaggagacaggggagacagtCCCAATCCCATCATGAACCACTACTTTGAGTCCAGCGAGGTGGCCTATGAGTCTGCTGACGTGGCCGTGGGGGACTATGACGAGAGCAGCCAGGGCATGCTGTGGGCTGCAGACGCTGAGGGGATAGCCAGGCGCATGCAGATCGACCGGCTGGACATCAACGTCCAGATAGATGAGTCCTACTGCGTGGATGTGGGAGAGGGCCTGAAGAGATGGAAGTGCCGCATGTGTGAGAAGTCGTACACCTCCAAGTACAACCTGGTCACCCACATCCTGGGCCACAACGGCATCAAGCCCCATGAGTGCCTGCACTGTGGCAAGCTGTTCAAGCAGCCCAGCCAcctccagacccacctgctcacccACCAGGGCACCCGGCCACACAAGTGCACCGTGTGTAAGAAGGCCTTCACCCAGACCAGCCACCTGAAGAGGCACATGCTGCAGCACTCCGACATCAAGCCTTACAGCTGCCGCTTCTGTGGCCGAGGCTTCGCCTACCCCAGCGAGCTCCGGTCCCACGAGAACAAGCACGAGAACGGCCACTGCCACTTGTGTTCCCAGTGTGGTATGGAGTTCCCCACCCACGCCCACCTGAAGCGCCACCAGACCAGCCACCAGGGCCCCACCACTTACCAGTGCACCGAGTGCAACAAGTCCTTTGCCTACCGCAGCCAGCTGCAGAACCACCTCATGAAGCACCAGAACGTAAGGCCCTACGTCTGCCCAGAGTGTGGCATGGAGTTTGTCCAGATCCATCACCTCAAGCAGCATGCCCTCACTCATAAG GGTATGAAGGAATTCAAATGTGAGGTGTGTGCCCGGGAGTTCACCCTCTCTGCTAACCTCAAGAGACACATGCTGATCCATGCCAGCATCAGGCCCTTCCAGTGTCACGTCTGCTTCAAGACCTTCATCCAGAAACAGACCCTCAAAACACACATGATCGTCCACCTGCCTGTCAAGCCTTTCAAGTGCAAG GTGTGTGGCAAATCTTTCAACAGAATGTACAACCTCCTGGGCCACATGCACCTCCACGCTGGCAGCAAGCCCTTCAAGTGTCCTTACTGCTCCAGCAAGTTCAACCTGAAGGGCAATCTGAGCCGACACATGAAGGTCAAACACGGCATCCTGGATGCTTCACCAGATGGACAAG AAGCCCCGCCTGACATAGAGAACCAGGAGGACTACGATGAAGAGAACCTTGAATTCAGCGAACGAGAGAACCTGGCCAGTATCAACACACCAGACATCGCTAAACTGTCTGAATTGGAGTATTATAGCAGCTACACCAAGGGTGCAGGGCGCTACAACACAGCATGA
- the LOC111962432 gene encoding zinc finger protein 710 isoform X1 — MRSLKHLKHQPEHVEEESGRLVRCYPKVMEGQVDAGTQTDPVVVLSLAQAAVLGLISQNEIFGATIAPNGFYMGEPREYGRTPPPPEGMEYEYADQLIGANGDYLAEPVGGSEPHRNERRRPGPRGRTRGPRNEAGAPGEPHKVPSVQTQVKGERGESETLPSCIHMAKSPSSPGKMEEPATHRGPLKEEQSCGNCAVCVRETSSQTKKDTRPEERRGRGGEGQEEELAEDGVLNLKTGGDRGDSPNPIMNHYFESSEVAYESADVAVGDYDESSQGMLWAADAEGIARRMQIDRLDINVQIDESYCVDVGEGLKRWKCRMCEKSYTSKYNLVTHILGHNGIKPHECLHCGKLFKQPSHLQTHLLTHQGTRPHKCTVCKKAFTQTSHLKRHMLQHSDIKPYSCRFCGRGFAYPSELRSHENKHENGHCHLCSQCGMEFPTHAHLKRHQTSHQGPTTYQCTECNKSFAYRSQLQNHLMKHQNVRPYVCPECGMEFVQIHHLKQHALTHKVLIPQALTDQGMKEFKCEVCAREFTLSANLKRHMLIHASIRPFQCHVCFKTFIQKQTLKTHMIVHLPVKPFKCKVCGKSFNRMYNLLGHMHLHAGSKPFKCPYCSSKFNLKGNLSRHMKVKHGILDASPDGQEAPPDIENQEDYDEENLEFSERENLASINTPDIAKLSELEYYSSYTKGAGRYNTA, encoded by the exons ATGAGATCCCTGAAACACCTGAAACATCAACCAGAACATGTG gaggaggagagtggccGTCTGGTGCGGTGCTACCCCAAGGTGATGGAAGGCCAGGTGGATGCAGGAACACAGACAGATCCCGTGGTGGTGCTGTCTCTAGCCCAGGCTGCTGTCCTGGGCCTCATCTCCCAGAATGAGATCTTTGGAGCCACCATTGCCCCCAATGGCTTCTACATGGGTGAGCCCAGGGAGTATGGCAggacccctcctcctccagaggGCATGGAGTATGAGTACGCTGACCAGCTGATTGGGGCCAACGGAGACTACCTGGCTGAGCCTGTAGGGGGGTCAGAGCCCCACAGGAATGAGAGGAGGCGCCCCGGGCCCAGAGGGAGAACCAGGGGGCCCAGGAATGAAGCGGGAGCGCCAGGGGAGCCTCACAAAGTCCCCAGCGTACAGACTCAGGtcaaaggggagaggggagagtctGAAACCCTTCCGTCCTGCATCCACATGGCGAAGAGCCCTAGCAGCCCAGGCAAGATGGAGGAGCCAGCCACTCACAGAGGGCCTCTGAAGGAGGAGCAGAGCTGTGGtaactgtgctgtgtgtgtgagagagacgtcCAGTCAGACCAAGAAAGACACTcggccagaggagaggagagggagaggaggagaggggcaagAAGAGGAGTTAGCTGAGGACGGAGTGTTGAACCTcaagacaggaggagacaggggagacagtCCCAATCCCATCATGAACCACTACTTTGAGTCCAGCGAGGTGGCCTATGAGTCTGCTGACGTGGCCGTGGGGGACTATGACGAGAGCAGCCAGGGCATGCTGTGGGCTGCAGACGCTGAGGGGATAGCCAGGCGCATGCAGATCGACCGGCTGGACATCAACGTCCAGATAGATGAGTCCTACTGCGTGGATGTGGGAGAGGGCCTGAAGAGATGGAAGTGCCGCATGTGTGAGAAGTCGTACACCTCCAAGTACAACCTGGTCACCCACATCCTGGGCCACAACGGCATCAAGCCCCATGAGTGCCTGCACTGTGGCAAGCTGTTCAAGCAGCCCAGCCAcctccagacccacctgctcacccACCAGGGCACCCGGCCACACAAGTGCACCGTGTGTAAGAAGGCCTTCACCCAGACCAGCCACCTGAAGAGGCACATGCTGCAGCACTCCGACATCAAGCCTTACAGCTGCCGCTTCTGTGGCCGAGGCTTCGCCTACCCCAGCGAGCTCCGGTCCCACGAGAACAAGCACGAGAACGGCCACTGCCACTTGTGTTCCCAGTGTGGTATGGAGTTCCCCACCCACGCCCACCTGAAGCGCCACCAGACCAGCCACCAGGGCCCCACCACTTACCAGTGCACCGAGTGCAACAAGTCCTTTGCCTACCGCAGCCAGCTGCAGAACCACCTCATGAAGCACCAGAACGTAAGGCCCTACGTCTGCCCAGAGTGTGGCATGGAGTTTGTCCAGATCCATCACCTCAAGCAGCATGCCCTCACTCATAAGGTACTAATACCGCAAGCCCTCACCGACCAG GGTATGAAGGAATTCAAATGTGAGGTGTGTGCCCGGGAGTTCACCCTCTCTGCTAACCTCAAGAGACACATGCTGATCCATGCCAGCATCAGGCCCTTCCAGTGTCACGTCTGCTTCAAGACCTTCATCCAGAAACAGACCCTCAAAACACACATGATCGTCCACCTGCCTGTCAAGCCTTTCAAGTGCAAG GTGTGTGGCAAATCTTTCAACAGAATGTACAACCTCCTGGGCCACATGCACCTCCACGCTGGCAGCAAGCCCTTCAAGTGTCCTTACTGCTCCAGCAAGTTCAACCTGAAGGGCAATCTGAGCCGACACATGAAGGTCAAACACGGCATCCTGGATGCTTCACCAGATGGACAAG AAGCCCCGCCTGACATAGAGAACCAGGAGGACTACGATGAAGAGAACCTTGAATTCAGCGAACGAGAGAACCTGGCCAGTATCAACACACCAGACATCGCTAAACTGTCTGAATTGGAGTATTATAGCAGCTACACCAAGGGTGCAGGGCGCTACAACACAGCATGA